The Streptomyces aurantiacus genome includes a region encoding these proteins:
- a CDS encoding SGNH/GDSL hydrolase family protein: MRNRGHRSRGLLAAFAAAVVGVAGLTGCDAVGGNAPGPTGTAAQAGKPSPKPTPAWDRSPRSLAAVGDSITRGFDACSVLSDCPDSSWATGTDAKVNSLAVRLLGRAGAAQRSWNYAETGSRMSDLPGQMAQAAARRPELVTVMAGANDACRASVSAMTSVAEFRAQFEDALTTLRESLPKTQVYVSSVPDLKRLWSQGRTNKLSKQIWKLGICPSMLGDADALDSAATLRRDTVQDRVEAYNSVLREVCAKDRRCRFDGGAVFEYRFGTKQLSHWDWFHPSRNGQARLAEMAYAGVTSRTPPK, encoded by the coding sequence ATGCGGAACCGTGGTCACCGTTCGCGGGGCCTCCTCGCGGCCTTCGCGGCTGCGGTCGTCGGCGTCGCGGGACTGACCGGATGCGACGCGGTCGGCGGAAACGCCCCGGGGCCCACGGGCACTGCCGCACAGGCCGGGAAGCCGTCGCCGAAGCCGACTCCCGCCTGGGACCGCAGTCCGCGCTCTCTCGCGGCGGTCGGCGACTCGATCACCCGCGGTTTCGACGCCTGCTCGGTGCTGTCGGACTGCCCCGACTCGTCGTGGGCGACCGGCACCGACGCGAAGGTGAACAGCCTCGCGGTACGCCTCCTCGGGAGGGCCGGGGCCGCGCAGCGCAGCTGGAACTACGCGGAGACCGGCTCCCGCATGTCCGACCTGCCCGGCCAGATGGCGCAGGCCGCGGCCAGGAGGCCGGAGCTGGTCACGGTGATGGCCGGCGCGAACGACGCCTGCCGCGCGTCGGTGTCCGCGATGACCTCGGTGGCGGAGTTCCGCGCCCAGTTCGAGGACGCGTTGACCACGCTGCGGGAGTCCCTGCCGAAGACGCAGGTGTACGTGTCCAGCGTGCCCGATCTGAAGCGGCTGTGGTCGCAGGGCCGGACCAACAAGCTGAGCAAGCAGATCTGGAAGCTCGGCATCTGCCCGTCGATGCTCGGTGACGCCGACGCGCTGGACTCGGCCGCGACGCTGCGGCGGGACACGGTCCAGGACCGGGTGGAGGCGTACAACTCGGTGCTGCGGGAGGTGTGCGCGAAGGACCGGCGGTGCCGGTTCGACGGCGGCGCGGTGTTCGAGTACCGCTTCGGGACCAAGCAGCTGAGTCACTGGGACTGGTTCCACCCGAGCAGGAACGGGCAGGCGCGGCTGGCCGAGATGGCGTACGCGGGCGTCACCTCGCGTACGCCTCCGAAGTGA
- a CDS encoding DUF3145 domain-containing protein — MTTRGVLYVHSAPRALCPHVEWAVAGVLGTRVSLDWIRQPAAPGTWRSEFSWQGEVGTASKLASALRGWQMLRFEVTAEPCATAEGERYSCTPDLGIFHAVTGIHGDILIPEDRLRAALARSQRGETQLESELTKLLGKPWDDELEPFRHAGEGAPVRWLHQVV, encoded by the coding sequence GTGACTACACGTGGAGTTCTCTACGTGCACTCCGCGCCGCGCGCGCTGTGCCCGCACGTCGAGTGGGCAGTCGCGGGCGTGCTCGGCACGCGAGTCAGTCTCGACTGGATCCGGCAGCCCGCCGCGCCCGGCACCTGGAGATCCGAGTTCTCCTGGCAGGGTGAGGTCGGCACCGCCTCCAAACTCGCCTCGGCGCTGCGCGGCTGGCAGATGCTGCGCTTCGAGGTCACCGCCGAGCCGTGCGCCACCGCCGAGGGCGAGCGCTACAGCTGCACCCCTGACCTCGGCATCTTCCACGCGGTGACCGGCATCCACGGCGACATCCTCATCCCCGAGGACCGTCTGCGGGCCGCCCTGGCCCGCTCCCAGCGAGGCGAGACGCAGCTGGAGTCCGAGCTCACGAAGCTCCTCGGCAAGCCCTGGGACGACGAACTGGAACCCTTCCGCCACGCCGGCGAGGGCGCCCCGGTCCGCTGGCTCCACCAGGTGGTCTGA
- a CDS encoding beta-ketoacyl-[acyl-carrier-protein] synthase family protein produces MSPTNRTVVVTGIGATTPLGGDAASTWEGMVAGRSGVRPLEQEWAADQAVRIAAQIAVEPGEVIPRPQARRLDRSAQFALIAAKEAWADAGYTGRAGAEASADETPGAAVDPDRLGAVIASGIGGVTTLLDQYDVLKEKGVRRVSPHTVPMLMPNGPSANVGLLVGARAGVHTPVSACASGAEAIGYAIEMIRTGRADVVVAGGTEAAIHPLPIAAFGNMMAMSKNNDDPQGASRPYDIGRDGFVLGEGAGVIVLESAEHAAERGARVYAEAVGQGISADGHDIVQPEPEGRGIAQALQNLLDSTDLNPAEIVHVNAHATSTPAGDVAELKALRKVFGDDADHFAVSGTKSMTGHLLGGAGGVESVATVLALYHRVAPPTINVDNLDPEAEATADIVRGEARKLPVEGRIAALNDSFGFGGHNVVLAFRTV; encoded by the coding sequence GTGAGCCCGACCAATCGCACCGTGGTCGTCACCGGTATCGGCGCAACCACACCGCTGGGTGGCGACGCAGCCTCGACCTGGGAGGGCATGGTCGCCGGACGTTCCGGTGTCCGCCCTCTGGAGCAGGAGTGGGCCGCCGACCAGGCGGTCCGTATCGCGGCGCAGATCGCCGTGGAGCCGGGCGAGGTCATTCCGCGCCCGCAGGCCCGCCGTCTCGACCGCTCGGCGCAGTTCGCGCTGATCGCGGCCAAGGAGGCCTGGGCGGACGCCGGTTACACCGGACGGGCGGGCGCCGAGGCGTCGGCCGACGAAACGCCGGGTGCCGCTGTCGACCCCGATCGTCTCGGCGCGGTCATCGCCTCCGGCATCGGTGGCGTCACGACCCTGCTCGACCAGTACGACGTGCTGAAGGAGAAGGGCGTACGCCGCGTCTCCCCGCACACCGTTCCCATGCTCATGCCGAACGGCCCGTCGGCCAACGTGGGTCTGCTCGTCGGCGCGCGCGCCGGTGTGCACACCCCGGTCTCCGCCTGCGCGTCGGGCGCCGAGGCCATCGGCTACGCGATCGAGATGATCCGTACCGGCCGCGCCGACGTCGTCGTCGCCGGTGGCACGGAGGCGGCGATCCACCCGCTGCCCATCGCCGCGTTCGGCAACATGATGGCGATGTCCAAGAACAACGACGACCCGCAGGGCGCCTCGCGTCCCTACGACATCGGCCGTGACGGCTTCGTCCTCGGCGAGGGCGCCGGCGTGATCGTCCTGGAGTCCGCCGAGCACGCCGCCGAGCGCGGCGCCCGCGTGTACGCGGAGGCGGTCGGCCAGGGCATCTCGGCCGACGGCCACGACATCGTGCAGCCGGAGCCCGAGGGGCGGGGCATCGCCCAGGCCCTGCAGAACCTGCTCGACAGCACCGACCTGAACCCGGCGGAGATCGTGCACGTCAACGCGCACGCGACCTCGACGCCGGCCGGTGACGTGGCCGAGCTGAAGGCGCTGCGGAAGGTCTTCGGCGACGACGCCGACCACTTCGCCGTCTCCGGTACGAAGTCCATGACCGGGCATCTGCTGGGTGGCGCGGGTGGTGTCGAGTCGGTGGCCACGGTGCTGGCGCTGTACCACCGGGTCGCGCCGCCGACCATCAACGTCGACAACCTCGACCCCGAGGCCGAGGCGACCGCCGACATCGTTCGTGGTGAGGCGCGGAAGCTGCCTGTCGAGGGTCGGATCGCCGCGCTGAACGACTCGTTCGGGTTCGGCGGGCACAACGTGGTTCTGGCGTTCCGTACGGTCTGA
- a CDS encoding acyl carrier protein, producing the protein MAATQEEIVAGLADIVNEIAGIPVEDVQLEKSFTDDLDVDSLSMVEVVVAAEERFDVKIPDDDVKNLKTVGDATEYILKNQADVQKG; encoded by the coding sequence ATGGCCGCCACTCAGGAAGAGATCGTCGCCGGTCTCGCCGACATCGTGAACGAGATCGCCGGCATCCCGGTCGAGGACGTCCAGCTGGAGAAGTCCTTCACCGACGACCTCGATGTCGACTCGCTGTCCATGGTCGAGGTCGTCGTCGCCGCCGAAGAGCGCTTCGACGTCAAGATCCCGGACGACGACGTCAAGAACCTCAAGACGGTCGGCGACGCGACCGAGTACATCCTCAAGAACCAGGCGGACGTCCAGAAGGGCTGA
- a CDS encoding ketoacyl-ACP synthase III: protein MSKIKARKGSPYARILGVGGYRPVRVVPNEVILEHIDSSDEWIRSRSGIETRHWANDEETVAAMSIEASGKAIADAGIGAEQIGAVVVSTVSHFSQTPAVATEIADKLGTNKAAAFDISAGCAGFGYGLTLAKGMIVDGSAEYVLVIGVERLSDLTDLEDRATAFLFGDGAGAVVVGPSEEPHIGPTVWGSEGDKSHTIKQTVSWDRFLPHSRLRSSGGTPTGDVSQLPLDSKGEVKFPAITQEGQAVFRWAVFEMAKVAKEALEAAGLTADDLDVFIPHQANERIIDSMVKTLKLPEHVTVARDVRTTGNTSAASIPLAMERLLATGEAKSGDTALVIGFGAGLVYAATVVTLP, encoded by the coding sequence ATGTCGAAGATCAAGGCCCGCAAGGGCTCCCCGTACGCGCGCATCCTCGGTGTCGGCGGCTACCGCCCGGTCCGTGTCGTGCCGAACGAGGTGATCCTCGAGCACATCGACTCGTCCGACGAGTGGATCCGCTCGCGCTCCGGCATCGAGACCCGGCACTGGGCGAACGACGAGGAGACCGTCGCCGCGATGTCGATCGAGGCGTCCGGCAAGGCCATCGCCGACGCCGGCATCGGCGCCGAGCAGATCGGCGCCGTCGTCGTCTCGACCGTCTCCCACTTCAGCCAGACCCCGGCCGTCGCCACCGAGATCGCCGACAAGCTCGGCACGAACAAGGCCGCGGCCTTCGACATCTCCGCGGGCTGCGCCGGCTTCGGCTACGGACTGACCCTGGCCAAGGGCATGATCGTCGACGGCTCCGCGGAGTACGTCCTCGTCATCGGCGTCGAGCGGCTGTCCGACCTGACCGACCTGGAGGACCGCGCGACGGCCTTCCTGTTCGGCGACGGCGCGGGCGCGGTCGTCGTGGGCCCCTCCGAGGAGCCGCACATCGGCCCCACCGTCTGGGGTTCCGAGGGCGACAAGTCCCACACGATCAAGCAGACCGTCTCGTGGGACCGTTTCCTCCCCCACTCTCGGCTTCGCTCGAGCGGGGGGACCCCCACCGGCGACGTGTCCCAGCTGCCCCTGGACTCCAAGGGCGAGGTCAAGTTCCCCGCGATCACGCAGGAAGGCCAGGCGGTGTTCCGCTGGGCCGTGTTCGAGATGGCGAAGGTCGCCAAGGAGGCGCTGGAAGCCGCCGGACTCACTGCGGACGACTTGGACGTCTTCATTCCCCACCAGGCCAACGAGCGGATCATCGACTCGATGGTGAAGACTCTCAAGCTGCCGGAACACGTCACGGTCGCGCGTGACGTGCGCACCACCGGCAACACCTCGGCCGCCTCGATCCCGCTCGCGATGGAGCGGCTCCTGGCGACCGGCGAAGCGAAGAGCGGCGACACCGCGCTCGTCATCGGCTTCGGGGCGGGTCTCGTGTACGCCGCGACGGTCGTTACCCTCCCCTAG
- a CDS encoding ACP S-malonyltransferase has product MLVLVAPGQGAQTPGFLTPWLDLPGVRGALEAWSDAAKVDLIRYGTEGDADEIRDTAVAQPLLVAAGLASAYTLFDDPAELPRRVGAIAGHSVGELTAAALAGVLPDEDTVRLVRTRGLAMAEAAAVTRTGMSALLGGDPEVTIAHLEKLGLTPANVNGAGQIVAAGTLEELAALDADKPEGVRRVVALKVAGAFHTRHMAPAVDALAQAAAELSPADPAIPYVSNKDGRTVATGAEVVARLVGQVANPVRWDLCMETFRELGVTALLEVCPGGTLTGLAKRALPGVKTLALKTPDDLEAARELIAEHASA; this is encoded by the coding sequence GTGCTCGTACTCGTCGCTCCCGGCCAGGGTGCCCAGACGCCCGGCTTCCTGACTCCCTGGCTCGACCTCCCCGGTGTCCGCGGTGCCCTTGAGGCATGGTCCGACGCCGCGAAGGTCGACCTGATCCGATACGGCACCGAGGGCGACGCGGACGAGATCCGCGACACCGCGGTGGCGCAGCCGCTGCTGGTCGCGGCCGGACTGGCCTCCGCGTACACGCTCTTCGACGACCCCGCCGAGCTGCCCCGCAGGGTCGGCGCCATCGCCGGACACAGCGTCGGCGAGCTGACCGCCGCCGCGCTCGCCGGAGTGCTTCCCGACGAGGACACCGTCCGTCTGGTCCGCACCCGCGGGCTCGCCATGGCCGAGGCCGCCGCCGTCACCAGGACCGGGATGTCCGCACTGCTCGGCGGCGACCCCGAGGTGACGATTGCGCACCTGGAGAAGCTCGGCCTGACCCCGGCGAACGTGAACGGCGCGGGCCAGATCGTGGCCGCCGGCACGCTGGAGGAGCTGGCCGCCCTGGACGCGGACAAGCCCGAAGGCGTACGCCGGGTGGTGGCCCTGAAGGTCGCGGGCGCGTTCCACACCCGTCACATGGCTCCGGCGGTCGACGCCCTCGCACAGGCCGCGGCGGAGCTCTCACCGGCCGACCCGGCGATCCCGTACGTCTCGAACAAGGACGGCCGGACCGTCGCCACGGGTGCCGAGGTCGTCGCCCGGCTCGTCGGTCAGGTCGCCAACCCGGTCCGCTGGGACCTGTGCATGGAGACCTTCAGGGAACTCGGCGTGACCGCGCTGCTCGAGGTGTGCCCCGGCGGCACACTGACCGGTCTCGCCAAGCGCGCGCTGCCCGGCGTGAAGACGCTGGCGCTGAAGACACCCGACGACCTCGAAGCGGCTCGCGAGCTCATCGCCGAGCACGCCTCCGCCTGA
- a CDS encoding PucR family transcriptional regulator: MPEPESSNTERAARAAHTHAATLKRLEKSSGSLAAQAIARMDETLSWYRAMPPENRSWIGLVAQAGIAAFTEWFRHPDAPQAISTDVFGTAPRELTRAITLRQTVEMVRTTIEVMESAIDEVAVPGDENVLREALLVYAREIAFATAQVYAQAAEARGAWDARLESLVVNAVLSGEADEGAVSRAAALGWNSPEHVCVVLGTAPDGDSELTVEAIRRAARHAKLQVLTGVLGDRLVVIAGGSDNPIAVAKSLIGPYAAGAVVAGPVVPDLLAATRSAQAAAAGLKACFAWQDAPRPVLADDLLPERSIAGDPSAREQLVEEIYRPLEEAGSALLETLSVYLEQASSLEGAARMLFVHPNTVRYRLRRVTDVTGWSPSDVRSAFTLRIALILGRLADGDPQL, encoded by the coding sequence GTGCCCGAACCCGAATCCAGCAACACCGAACGCGCTGCGCGCGCCGCCCATACGCACGCCGCGACCCTGAAGCGGCTGGAGAAGTCGTCCGGGAGTCTCGCCGCCCAGGCCATCGCGCGTATGGACGAGACGCTCTCCTGGTACCGGGCGATGCCCCCGGAGAACCGGTCGTGGATCGGCCTCGTCGCACAGGCCGGTATCGCCGCGTTCACGGAGTGGTTCCGGCATCCGGACGCTCCCCAGGCGATCTCCACGGACGTCTTCGGCACCGCCCCGCGCGAGCTGACCAGGGCGATCACCCTGCGTCAGACCGTGGAGATGGTGCGGACGACGATCGAGGTCATGGAGTCCGCGATCGACGAGGTCGCGGTCCCGGGCGACGAGAACGTCCTCCGTGAGGCGCTGCTCGTGTACGCGCGTGAGATCGCCTTCGCCACCGCCCAGGTGTACGCGCAGGCCGCCGAGGCACGCGGCGCCTGGGACGCCCGCCTGGAGTCGCTGGTCGTGAACGCGGTCCTCTCGGGCGAGGCGGACGAAGGGGCGGTGTCCCGGGCCGCGGCCCTCGGCTGGAACTCGCCCGAGCATGTGTGCGTGGTGCTGGGCACGGCACCCGACGGTGACAGCGAGCTGACCGTCGAGGCCATCCGGCGGGCCGCCCGGCACGCCAAGCTCCAGGTGCTCACCGGTGTGCTCGGTGACCGGCTGGTCGTCATCGCGGGCGGCAGCGACAACCCCATCGCCGTCGCCAAGTCCCTCATCGGCCCGTACGCCGCCGGAGCCGTGGTGGCCGGCCCGGTGGTGCCCGACCTGCTGGCCGCGACCCGTTCCGCGCAGGCCGCGGCCGCCGGGCTCAAGGCGTGTTTCGCCTGGCAGGACGCCCCGCGGCCGGTGCTGGCGGACGATCTCCTGCCGGAGCGCTCGATCGCCGGGGACCCCTCGGCGCGCGAGCAGCTGGTGGAGGAGATCTACAGACCGCTGGAGGAGGCCGGATCCGCGCTGCTGGAGACTCTGAGCGTCTATCTCGAACAGGCGAGCAGTCTCGAAGGGGCGGCGCGGATGCTCTTCGTGCATCCCAACACCGTGCGCTACCGGCTTCGACGTGTGACTGACGTCACCGGCTGGTCGCCTTCAGACGTACGTTCGGCGTTCACGTTGCGGATCGCGCTGATCCTGGGACGTCTGGCCGATGGAGATCCCCAGCTCTAG
- a CDS encoding pirin family protein: MDVRRADERYRGGDPAAGIDSLHAFSFGPHYDPDNLRFGAVIACNEERLAPGAGFDEHPHSHTEIVTWVVEGELTHRDTAGHESVVRPGDVQRLSSAGGVRHVERNDGDAPLLFVQMWLAPLEPGGDPVYEVVHGIADSTPYAVPEAAAMLHVRRLASGERTAVPDAPFVYVHVVRGEVLLESWVLSPGDAARITDAKDLEAVARGEAELLLWEMT, from the coding sequence ATGGACGTACGGCGCGCCGACGAGCGCTACCGCGGAGGCGATCCGGCGGCCGGGATCGACTCCCTGCACGCCTTCTCCTTCGGCCCCCACTACGACCCCGACAACCTCCGCTTCGGCGCGGTCATCGCCTGCAACGAGGAGCGGCTCGCGCCGGGCGCGGGCTTCGACGAGCACCCGCACAGCCACACCGAGATCGTCACCTGGGTCGTCGAGGGCGAACTCACGCACCGGGACACGGCGGGCCACGAGTCGGTCGTACGCCCCGGGGACGTCCAGCGCCTGAGCTCCGCGGGCGGCGTCCGCCACGTCGAACGCAACGACGGCGACGCGCCCCTGCTCTTCGTCCAGATGTGGCTCGCCCCGCTGGAGCCGGGCGGCGATCCCGTGTACGAAGTCGTCCACGGCATCGCCGACTCCACGCCGTACGCGGTGCCGGAGGCGGCCGCCATGCTCCACGTCCGCCGTCTCGCGTCGGGGGAGCGCACGGCGGTGCCGGACGCGCCCTTCGTGTACGTGCACGTCGTACGCGGCGAGGTCCTGCTGGAGAGCTGGGTGCTGAGCCCCGGGGACGCGGCCCGCATCACGGACGCGAAGGACCTGGAGGCGGTGGCCCGGGGCGAGGCGGAGCTGCTGCTCTGGGAGATGACCTAG
- a CDS encoding serine hydrolase domain-containing protein has translation MSLQSLALIEKWPVPTAAAAVVRADGTVLGSHGPTSQRFALASVTKPLAAYAALVAYEEGAVELDEPAGPEGSTVRHLLAHTSGLAFDEHRVTAPPGQRRLYSNAGFEQLGDHIAKATEIPFAEYLKQAVLEPLGMTSTTLDGSPAKDGVSTVDDLVRFAAEVQAPRLLDPRTVAAAMTVQYAGTKGVLPGYGHQNPNDWGLGFEIRDSKSPHWTGSSSSPRTFGHFGQSGTFLWVDPAAGRTGAACVALTDRPFGAWAAEVWPAFTDAVLAELQGSGGQVP, from the coding sequence ATGTCTTTGCAGAGTCTCGCGCTGATCGAGAAGTGGCCCGTTCCCACCGCTGCCGCCGCCGTCGTGCGGGCGGACGGCACCGTGCTCGGGTCGCACGGACCCACCTCGCAGCGGTTCGCGCTCGCCTCCGTGACGAAACCGCTCGCCGCGTACGCCGCTCTGGTCGCGTACGAGGAAGGGGCCGTCGAACTCGACGAGCCCGCCGGGCCCGAGGGGTCGACCGTGCGGCATCTGCTCGCGCACACGAGCGGGCTCGCCTTCGACGAGCACCGGGTGACGGCTCCGCCCGGGCAGCGGCGGCTGTACTCCAACGCCGGATTCGAGCAGTTGGGCGACCACATCGCGAAGGCGACGGAAATCCCCTTCGCCGAGTACCTGAAGCAGGCGGTCCTCGAACCGCTCGGCATGACGTCGACGACCCTCGACGGCTCGCCCGCCAAGGACGGCGTCTCCACCGTCGACGATCTGGTGCGGTTCGCCGCCGAGGTGCAGGCGCCGCGGCTGCTCGACCCGCGGACGGTCGCCGCAGCGATGACCGTGCAGTACGCGGGGACGAAGGGCGTCCTGCCGGGGTACGGGCACCAGAACCCCAACGACTGGGGCCTCGGCTTCGAGATCCGGGACTCCAAGTCGCCGCACTGGACGGGGAGTTCGTCCTCACCCAGGACCTTCGGGCACTTCGGTCAGTCCGGTACGTTCCTGTGGGTCGACCCGGCCGCCGGCCGCACGGGTGCGGCCTGCGTGGCGCTGACGGACCGGCCGTTCGGGGCGTGGGCGGCCGAGGTGTGGCCCGCCTTCACGGACGCGGTGCTGGCCGAGCTCCAGGGCTCCGGGGGACAAGTTCCCTAG
- a CDS encoding GNAT family N-acetyltransferase: MSLVRRAVPEDAEELLRLRQVLIDSQPGADTSADWHAESLTTVRGRLADPDGGFAAFVVDHPERVGALGALVVGTLEYRIGRAGNPHGRIGYVFSVATDPDARRRGYARACMEALVEWFRERGVGQIDLTASVEAAPLYASMGFVRSADPLMRIRF, encoded by the coding sequence ATGAGCCTTGTACGTCGTGCCGTGCCCGAGGACGCCGAGGAACTGCTCCGCCTGCGGCAGGTGCTGATCGACTCCCAGCCCGGGGCGGACACGTCCGCCGACTGGCACGCCGAATCCCTGACCACGGTACGGGGTCGGCTGGCCGATCCCGACGGGGGTTTCGCGGCCTTCGTCGTCGATCACCCCGAGCGGGTGGGGGCCCTCGGGGCCCTTGTGGTGGGGACGTTGGAGTACCGGATCGGGCGGGCCGGGAATCCGCACGGGCGGATCGGATACGTGTTCAGCGTCGCCACCGACCCGGATGCACGGCGGCGGGGGTACGCGCGGGCCTGCATGGAGGCGCTGGTGGAGTGGTTCCGTGAGCGGGGAGTCGGTCAGATCGATCTGACCGCCTCGGTGGAGGCCGCGCCGCTGTACGCGTCGATGGGGTTCGTCCGTAGCGCGGATCCCTTGATGCGGATCCGGTTCTGA
- a CDS encoding MerR family transcriptional regulator, producing MTVMETTEAGTDICAGPPHAERRPDGRDQYTISEVVAFTGLTAHTLRWYERIGLMPHIDRSHTGQRRYSNRDLDWLDLVGKLRLTGMPVADMVRYAEMVREGDDTYADRFELLEATRRDVRARIAELQDTLAVLDRKISFYADAGRALASERSR from the coding sequence ATGACGGTGATGGAGACCACGGAGGCCGGGACCGACATCTGCGCCGGTCCGCCCCACGCGGAGCGGCGTCCGGACGGCCGGGACCAGTACACGATCAGCGAGGTCGTCGCCTTCACCGGCCTGACGGCGCACACCCTCCGCTGGTACGAGCGGATCGGGCTGATGCCGCACATCGACCGCTCGCACACGGGCCAGCGGCGGTACAGCAACCGCGATCTCGACTGGCTCGACCTCGTCGGCAAGCTGCGGCTGACCGGAATGCCGGTCGCCGACATGGTGCGGTACGCGGAGATGGTGCGCGAGGGCGACGACACGTACGCCGACCGCTTCGAGCTCCTGGAGGCGACCCGCCGGGACGTGCGGGCCCGGATCGCCGAGCTCCAGGACACCCTCGCCGTGCTCGACCGGAAGATCAGTTTCTATGCGGACGCCGGGCGGGCCCTGGCGTCGGAGAGGTCCCGATGA
- a CDS encoding aldo/keto reductase, with amino-acid sequence MTDSRIAKAQLGTGGPEVGVQGLGCMGMSFAYGPTDAEEARATLERALELGVTLYDTADAYGQGENEKFLAPFFGAHRDEVVIATKFALAIPPDDPTRRIIRNDAPYIRQAVEASLQRLDVDVIDLYYMHRRDVNIPIEETVGVMAELVREGKVKQLGLSEVTGGELRAAQAVHPIAAVQSEWSLFSRDIEAGVVPAARELGVTLVPYSPLGRGFLTGSFANADKDLTAGDFRRQQPRFTGDNAAANAALLEPVRAVAGAHDASVGQIALAWVHQQAAVHGLPVVPIPGTRRRARVEENTAAARIELSEADLAALEPIAAKVAGDRYGDMTFTSAGRE; translated from the coding sequence ATGACGGACAGCAGGATCGCGAAGGCACAGCTCGGTACGGGCGGCCCCGAGGTCGGTGTGCAGGGCCTCGGCTGCATGGGCATGAGCTTCGCGTACGGCCCGACGGACGCCGAGGAGGCGCGGGCCACGCTGGAGCGCGCCCTGGAGCTGGGCGTGACGCTCTACGACACGGCGGACGCGTACGGGCAGGGGGAGAACGAGAAGTTCCTCGCGCCGTTCTTCGGGGCGCACCGCGACGAGGTCGTCATCGCGACGAAGTTCGCCCTGGCGATCCCGCCGGACGACCCGACCAGGCGGATCATCCGCAACGACGCGCCGTACATCCGGCAGGCCGTGGAGGCGAGCCTCCAGCGCCTGGACGTCGACGTGATCGACCTCTACTACATGCACCGCCGTGACGTGAACATCCCCATCGAGGAGACCGTCGGCGTCATGGCCGAGCTGGTCCGCGAGGGCAAGGTCAAGCAGCTGGGCCTCAGCGAGGTCACGGGCGGCGAACTGCGTGCCGCGCAGGCGGTGCACCCGATCGCGGCCGTCCAGTCCGAGTGGTCGCTGTTCAGCAGGGACATCGAGGCGGGTGTGGTTCCGGCTGCCCGTGAACTGGGCGTGACGCTGGTCCCGTACTCCCCGCTCGGGCGGGGCTTCCTCACCGGCTCCTTCGCGAACGCCGACAAGGACCTCACCGCCGGTGACTTCCGCCGTCAGCAGCCCCGCTTCACGGGCGACAACGCGGCGGCGAACGCGGCCCTGCTGGAGCCGGTCCGCGCGGTGGCGGGCGCCCACGACGCCTCCGTGGGCCAGATCGCCCTGGCCTGGGTCCACCAGCAGGCGGCGGTGCACGGACTGCCGGTCGTCCCCATCCCGGGCACGCGCAGGCGCGCCCGCGTCGAGGAGAACACGGCGGCGGCCCGTATCGAGCTGAGCGAGGCCGACCTGGCCGCACTGGAGCCGATCGCCGCGAAGGTCGCGGGGGACCGCTACGGCGACATGACGTTCACGTCGGCGGGCAGGGAGTAG
- a CDS encoding DUF4429 domain-containing protein: MGDVLAGFHAAWEFESDSVLIRFERGIRTPRLFQALGERRIPLDAIAAVTLTPGKRGTVVLRAVPRPGADPLMEAAAGQLKEAYDPYRLVLPAERETLAEYYADELRAMLPPEDQGPAERYLVQPPEAPMQFKAYDGKASFDGKSVAFRWFWTGASSAKWKAGDQAFAVSDLCGVEWRSSEVFEGHLRLIRREAAVPQPAQPDQDPAAVVFGLGYGPVHESLPFAAAVLAAVRSGGPSALPEGSSAGPAVGTTPGPRRDPADIADRIRHLGELHGAGLITDEEFSVKKAELLAEL, from the coding sequence ATGGGTGACGTACTGGCCGGATTTCATGCCGCCTGGGAGTTCGAGTCCGACTCCGTGCTCATCCGCTTCGAACGGGGGATCCGCACGCCGAGGCTGTTCCAGGCACTCGGCGAGCGCCGCATCCCGCTCGACGCGATCGCGGCGGTGACGCTGACGCCCGGCAAGCGCGGGACGGTCGTTCTGCGTGCCGTGCCGAGACCGGGGGCGGACCCGCTCATGGAGGCGGCCGCGGGACAGCTCAAGGAGGCGTACGACCCCTACCGCCTGGTGCTGCCCGCCGAGCGCGAGACGCTCGCCGAGTACTACGCGGACGAGCTGCGTGCGATGCTCCCGCCCGAGGACCAGGGCCCGGCCGAGCGCTATCTGGTGCAGCCGCCGGAAGCGCCGATGCAGTTCAAGGCGTACGACGGGAAGGCGTCCTTCGACGGGAAGTCCGTGGCCTTCCGGTGGTTCTGGACAGGGGCCTCCTCCGCGAAGTGGAAGGCCGGTGACCAGGCCTTCGCCGTGTCCGACCTGTGTGGGGTGGAGTGGCGGTCGTCCGAGGTCTTCGAGGGACATCTGCGGCTCATCCGCCGCGAGGCCGCGGTTCCACAGCCGGCCCAGCCGGACCAGGATCCGGCCGCCGTCGTCTTCGGGCTGGGATACGGGCCGGTCCACGAGTCGTTGCCGTTCGCCGCGGCCGTCCTGGCCGCGGTGCGGTCGGGCGGGCCCTCGGCGCTGCCCGAGGGTTCTTCCGCGGGGCCGGCCGTCGGCACGACCCCGGGGCCCCGGCGGGATCCGGCCGACATCGCCGACCGGATCCGGCATCTCGGCGAGCTGCACGGGGCGGGACTCATCACGGACGAGGAGTTCTCCGTGAAGAAGGCCGAGTTGCTGGCCGAGCTGTGA